Genomic segment of Mytilus edulis unplaced genomic scaffold, xbMytEdul2.2 SCAFFOLD_2052, whole genome shotgun sequence:
agttatGGATTCACAGTCTTCGcagttcaattttgtaaaacgcagatttttatcattacttttccaaCCTAGTCCGGTATTTAGAAAACGCCAGTGTAATGCATCCGGTTTCTCAGGAGTTATCGACCTATTGTTTGAtaactaactgacttccgaagaggcaCACTTGCATTTTATGTAGTACCTTTCCCTTTTCTCTACTCCTTGACAAAACGAAAATGTTGAGAACGTCCGAAgaattaatgaatggaatacatactacagatAACATGTTTCGTTATTAAAGAAATGTATTCGTGCACATCACTTTGCATCcactcatcattttttttttttggtaaatgcaCGATTtttgaatgattactgaaaacttttcacAATTACAGAAAATTTGATAGATTCTTACTGATAgtgtcaaaagggggttggcatctatggaaaacaataaaaaattgatgtttatgGTTCTCATATTGAACTTAATACTGATCTTACAAGTATTTCTTTCCTTGGTAGATGTCCTGTTATTTAAAGAATATCTTCCCAATCTGCCATGGTATTAGAAAAACTCATTCACTCGGCAACTTCCATTCACATAATCAAATTCTATTTTACAGGAAGTTTTATGGTATACGTCCTGATTTTCCAATAGAACAGGTTATGTATAGAGCAGAAACAGGACATAAACGGACAATATATTTTGTGTCCAACCAATTACGTAACATTATACGCAGGAATTCTGACAGAATAAGGGTATGTATCAATatcatattttaagtatttttctGTAATATTAAGAACCTGATATCTTTGCCTGTTTTATATGTAAGAACTGATCTGTAATTAATTTACTCAAAGTTAATAGAAAAAACTGTGGATTACcatttttagcttttttttttggaaagcaTCTTCAGAGATAAGTGGTATTTTGTTTCAGCAtcatttgaatatgaaaaaaatctttagaaAACATTTCAGAGGGTTAAAAATGTTGTGCAGCTATTTGTATGGCAGAGGATCttgaagggattttttttttcattactaaAAGACATGTTTTAAGGTTTTAACCATTTGATTATGGTATTTTAAAATGACATCTTTGagattcatatattttaaaggtCTGTATGTCtcatttttgttttcagtttatcAACCTAGGTCTCAGGATATTTGGCAGAAGTCCATCCCCATTAGTTCCTGATTGTGAATATAGAATATCACAAGAGGTAATTATAAAAACTGATTTTTGTTGAAATAGAAAAGAATGGGGCTTCTTGCATAAATCATGGTAGGGGCAACATTCATTAGTAAATAATAATAACGCAAGGGTACATTTAAATTCATGTCACAGTCAACCTCTAAACAAACACCTGGGTAGACATctttcaacagtttgtcattttTAAGAAATTAATCAAATGCAACTTCAGAAATAACCTTCACCAATTGAAATAAGAAATGAACTTTTCTGATTAGCACATTCACTTTGGCATTATCTTGAATGAAAACTGTGATTGTTTCTATCAGTAGAAGATTGACAAGTGTATGCAATTTCATTGTGtttatgttttttcattacaGGGACTAACAGTTTTAGGAGCAGAATGTATTACCAGATGTGTACAGCTGTCTAGAGAAGATATGGTCACATTTATGACCTATGATAATCCTTTCTTTGATAAAATGTCAACCAAAGCAAGAGAAGATCTAAAACTGTTTTGTAAGTGTTTCTTTTCTGATGGTGTAATGTTGCTGCAGTGCAGGCTTGATAAAAATTTGATTAGCGAATAATAATGATGATGAGGGTTTTATCGATCTTGACTACCCTTTAGAGTCTTGCACTGTCAGTACATGGCTTATAACGACATCAAACAACACAATAATATACACCAAATAATCTCATCATATCAATACACTTTAATGTGGCATGTGAAGTGCCTGATGCCACAGTGTCTGGTAATTGTATGACATCAAAAGATCCTGTGTGGCAGATAATCaaataaagataatttatttTATGACAACCAGTTtgtcaaagggaaataactcataacAAGATAAAGTTTTAAATTGCTCTGGGTACTATTCAAGAATGCTCATTTGTTCTTTGCCTCATGCAATTGTACAAATCTTTATGAAGAGTTATAAACAATAACTTTTTAAAGCATTAGCCCTGCAAGTCTTATAAATACTAACACTTCTAAGACAATAATTGAGAAACTGGATATAAATCATAATTCCCTTCTTTACTTTCAGCTATTGGTTGTATCTTGATGCACTACAAGCCAGAGGCAGGGTAAGATTAATAAATGATTATGCCATTTAAAATATATCTGagaaattacatgtttattactaGTGAAgcaatttcatttttcatttagatataatgaaaaaaaatatttaggataGGCTTGAGAACATCTTTAATTTGAACATTgttgaaataaatttatatttatacattgttTACAGAGAGACAAAGCCATCGTGTAATATAACTGTGTGTGGATGGAGAGGGAAGTCATCTCTTAGAACATTTCTGTCAAAAAATCTCAGAGCCCATTATCTTAGACTGTTTGGGGTGGAGCTAGAAGAAATCTGTAAGTTATAATAATTTCCATAAATGACAAAGTGGGTAGAATACAGTTTTATATATGCTGCTAACCTCTTCTAATTATATCTTTGTAACAAAGTGGAAAGCATTATGATTAGCAAAATAAGAAGACATAAGACCCTATTGAAAGTATGTATAAGCCATTCAAATGATTTcatcaattatttaaaaagatttgGTCAAAGAGCAAACAACACAGTTACATTCATTGTAAAGGAAAACTGACCACATGATATATACCAACTGATCATAACTTATTCATAGTGATGTGTATGAGGTTAATGTCTTTGGTGTTGGGTTTTTCATTGCAATGGATGGCCActtatttagatataggaagatgtggtatgagtgccaatgagacaactctccatccaagtaacaatttataaaagtaaatcattataggtcaaggtatggccttcaacacggagcattgtctcacaccaaacagcaagctataaagggctccaaaaattactaatgtaaaaccattaaaacgggaaaaccaacagtctaatctatataaaaatgagaaacaagaaacacatatgaactacattaacaaacgacaactacagtacatcagattcctgacttaggacaggtgcaaacatttgcagcaggattaaacgttttaatggtaccaaaccttctcccttttctgaaacaatagtataacatctcaacatagaaagacaaactataaaatatcaattggaaggcttaactcaataaaaaaacgcAAATTAACGTACAATGAAGGAATAAGTTTTATCTGTGATACCTGAATTTGTATGTCAAGTAATCAAATAAGATTTATGGAGATTGTTGTTTTAGTCTGGTAACTATATAATTTTTGGTCTTTATTCAAATTTGCAGTGAAAGTGTTGGCAAAGAAAGAGAATGCAACAAACTCAGAAACAGGTGATACTAGTCAGGACAGTGCAGTAGAAACGGAggaaaatacaaacaaaacagaAACTGTGAAAAGTGCAGACAGTGAAAAATCTTCTGGTGCTGAAAAAATGGATACCAATGAAGGAACTTGATTTGTTACAGAATATTAACTTATAAAAGGGaaaataaaactgtgaaaaaCAAGAAAGTCATGTTTGagttttttaaaacaacatttaacatttaaaaattgttatcttTCCCACAGCAATATATGTGCTAGCTATGATATAATTTTGGCTGGCTGTTACTGAAGTGTCATCTTTAAGAGCAAATTGTACCAGTCTTTAATTAATGGAGTTTTATGGGATGTAATTTAATGGTCTGATAAAAATTATTCagatataataaaagatatacataaactgttatcacagataTATGTCTCGCTTATTTGTaatttcaataatgcaaatgttgaaattgaaaaagcaacactttaacatgtaagttttgcacattttcaaagtcaatgaaccataaaTGAAGGTACATGGCTTAACAATctctatggaaatgagatgtgccaattcTTATACAACatcataccaaataccattgacttatcataagtagttcactttaaacaaacctaaacacaaacttgtACATgcaaactaagcaaaatttctaAGTCAATAAACTATAACTGAGCAGGCAGGGGTCATATAATTTCCATGGTAATGAAATGTGCCAatgtttatacaactgcataccaaatatcattaccTTACCACTAGTGATTCCCCATAAacagacctaatcacaaacttatacatgaaaactaagcaaacaatttaaagtcaatagaccatgactgaggaggcagggccaaataatctccatggaaatgagttatgccaatgcttatactaCTACATACCGATTATCATTAACTAATCACTAGTGATTCCCCATAAacagacctaatcacaaactaatatgtGAAAACTAAGcttaagtttcaaagtcaatagaccatgactgagggggatGGGCTGAATAATTTCCATGGagatgagatatgccaatgcttatacaactgcataccaattatcataaACTTgacactagtggttccccataaacagacctaatcacaaactaatgcaTGAAAACTATACAaacatttcaaagtcaatagaccatgactgaggaggcggggccaaataatctccatgataatgagatgtgccaatacttatacaactgcataccaaatatctttgacttaccactagtggttcaccttAAAACTAGATCTagtcacaaactaatacattgttaaTGCCGCTGCCGATGCTGGAAACAGCagacctatgtctcgcttttttacTCCGtcaagcaaaacaaaaaacattggGTGACTTCTGAAGGAATAGATGCCTATAAAGGATGACTTGATTAATTTTCATGTTAGTACATTTAGTATACTTTTTTCACAGATCTTCTCTGAatcttcaaatatttaaaaatgaccccTGAAAAAGGTTATActattgtcgtttgttgatgtggttcatcagCGTTTCtcgtttcattttttatatagattagatcgttggttttcccttttgaattgtCTTATACATgtcatttttggggtcctttatagcttgctgttccgaGTGAGCCAAAATTCTTGTGTTAAAGccagtaccttgacctataattgtttacttttacaaattgtgacttggatggagagttgtctccttggcactcataccacatcttcttatatctataaacatatGGTATGGTCTGTACTGAcataaaaaaaccttaaaaaggtATACTGAATCAGACTTTCCTAGTAGTCATCAATCCACTTAACAGACACAACCAAATTGAAAGAGCTATTCACTTCTATATTTAACCCAAGATATTTGTCTAATTTGTGAATAGCATATAATCTTAAAATAAATTAAGATACTAATGTCAATTTTGTCAGCCTCTCACTATTAGACTTCTAACAATTTGCAGATACCTTTATATCTTATTTCCGCTTTCATCTAGGCTAAAAAGAGTAGTGGAATTGAGATGTTTATGGTAAAAACTATGTTGTCATGTCTTTCATGAATTTTCTGGACCAGTGGTTAGATTATGTTTTCCAGATTAAGTATTTATGAGAAGTATtcagatacaagaagatgtgttatgagtgccaacgagacaactctccattcaagtcactatatgtaaaagtaaaccttaaaggtcaaagtacagtctgaCATCCTATTGTTTTGACCAAAGTGTAAAATTATGGAGTTGACAGTGGCACATACCAGGAACCCTTCTATGAAAAAAAACAAGTGTCTTTTTTCAAGGACAAAATCCTTAAGAAAAAACAAAGTGTGAGAGTGtgtacaatgcaattttccaaaTAAATTATATTCCAAAGGGACACAAAAtaaatggctaaaaattaaaaaaaaacatatgctaAATTTTTATTCTGTATACATGTAAATGGAATGCCGCGggtaacaaaatacaaaataaaagtatACAGTAACATTATAAAAACTTTCTGATAATACCTTAGGTTATCAATTCTGATATGTTTCAATTAGTaatcaatataataatataattatgtaaaaaagAAGTTTGTACAGTAACTGGTATTTACATGTCCCGTCTCTCTCCTTTCCTCCCCCCCcaaaagcaaaacaaacaaaagaacaattttacaaataaataaactagaggctctaaagagcctgtgtcgctcaccttggtcttgtgcatattaaacaatggacacagataaattcatgacataattgtgttttggtgatagtgatgtgtttgtagatcttactttactgaacattcttgttgctacaattatctctatctataatgaacttggcccagtaattacagtggaaaatattttctaaaaatttacaaaaaatttatgaaaaatgttaaaaattaactataaagggtaataactccttaaggggtcaattgactattgtggtcatgtaaacttatttgtagatcttattttgctgaatgttattgctgtatacagtttatctctatctataataatattcaagataataacaaaaaacggcaaaatttccttaaaattaccaattcaggggcagtaacccaacaacaggttgtctgattcatctgaaaatttcaggactgatagatcttgaccgcagtgagatttgctctaaatgctttggtttttgagtaataagccaaaaactgcattttacccctatgttctatttttagacatggcggccatcttggttggttggctgggtcacgccacacattttttaaactagatatcccaaagatgatagtggccaagtttggattaatttggcccagtagtttcgtcggagaagatttttgtatttaagaaaaatagttaaaaattgactataaaggtcaataactcctaaaggggtcaactgaccattttggtcatgttgacttatttgtaaatcttactttgctgaacattatcgctgtttacagtttatctctatctataataatattcaagataatagccaaaaacagcaaaaattccctaaaattaccagttcaggggcagcaacccaataacgagttgtcggattcatctgaaaatttgagggcagatagatcttgacctgataaacaattttacaccatgtcagatttgctctaaatgctttggtttttgagttataagccaaaaactgcattttacccctatgttctatttttagccatggtggccatcttggttggttggccgggtcacgccacacattttttaaactagataccccaatgatgattgtggccaagtttggtttaatttggcccagtagtttcagagcagaagatttttgtaaaagttaacgaagacggacgatgacgacgacggacgacggacgccaagtgatgggaaaagctcacttggcccttcgggccaggtgagctaaaaataacaAACTTTCTATAGTAGAAAATCTGGTCATATATCAAGATTTTTTTTGAGGAGGTACTGAAGTAACTGTttaaatcttataaattatatattacataaataaaacaaattagcCATGGAATTGACCAGCGTAACAATCTCTACCAATGAATCAAAGATAGATAACTCTTATGGTCATCTTATGAGATCTAGAATTGGAATTAATGTTTATTCATgcttaaaattaaaatcatacattcaaaatcaCAGAATCGggatatatatttgtattcattGCACAACTATAATCATATATTCAAAATCACAGAATcaagatatatatttgtattcattGCACAACTATAATCATATATTCAAAATCACAGAATCAAGATATACAATTTATATTCTTTGTTAAACTATATTTACATTCTTTTAAGGTATATTTAGATGGTGGTATGTCCCCAAAGGACCCATTAGTGACACATTCCAagtttcattctcaattttattctaaacTAAAAcctaaaaatttaaatacaaaaccTTTCTACTATTCAGCATTTTATCATGGAAATATGAAAGCAGATCATCAAGACCTTTTAAGCAAATGCATGACAAGTGTAATAGTTATCTAGCCTAGTTAAAGCTGATATGATTTGACAAGTCCGAATGTTATTACATGTAAGTAGTATTAACCTGTAGAGGTAGAGGTATTTTAATTCCAGTCAAAGCCAAAAATGTACCAGAAATTACATATGAAACTTAAATCGTCATTAATGTCCAAGAACTTTTAATTCCAATCAATGTAGTTTTGTCTTATATAATATCCTTATACCTAATCTATAAAAATAAACTAGCTGTTAAATTCTGTCATTCTTTATAGACCTTTAAGATAAACTAACTTTTCATAGGATCCCCTTTTCCTGATTTATGCAAAAGTTCtggaaatgaaaaataatttttaaaattaaagtacCAGGATATTGGTGGAATCATTACGCTGACAAAAAAACCCCAGATATTATAAAAATGTGAGTGAGAAACCAGTTGTTCAACTGACAATAACATTAATTTGGGGctgttttacatttaatttacaacaaaaaatatactaaaagcttaggtactgtaaattcagaaattattatgtgcatttattattgtgattattCGCCATGATGGACAAAAAACgtgatttcaaaaaaatatacataagttAAGAATGTGAGTTCTTATTGTTGCATTAATCACAttataaaaacctcacaataatttatGAATGTACTGTAACTTGATATGTGTAATGGCCTGTCATCACCTTCAAAATATCACGGTGAACTAAATTAGGCAGAATGATAATATGTAAAGAAAAAATTTGTAATAAACTTGCACTAACAAACAAAAGTCGTTTACATACAAGGCCATAATTGATTTTACAATATAACTAtacattatttcaaataaaatgccATAGGATTTAATCATTATAGAGCACTTCTACAATAGCTATATTGTAAAAGATATCTAAATACAATTGTTCAACTTTTAAATTCAATGATTCAATCTATTTGCTTTTCTATGGCTATCATATATTTAGAGTTAAAGATCTAATATTTATTATTGAAAGCCTTAGAATATGTCTAAAAACCATATAAAAATGTCTCCAACTTAAGTTTATATCTTAgagaaaaaatgtttaaaaatgtttaatgatTATGCATTATAATGGCACTTAACTATAAAATGTTTctctatatatatgttccagaccatatgagtatttgaaccgtacgcgtacggtccggaccgtatacgtatactcgtacagTCCgacatacgcgtacggtcggaccgaaTGAGTAtatgcgtatggtccagtacgacctgaccatacatgttattagatcatatgggttaaattaaaaaaaattaacattaatcacaatctttattttcagatttactaatttaatattattacaattacacggataaaatgaacaattgaaattaaaaatttgtttaattatatatCTTGATCCTAATTTTGGTATTCTCAACCATTGTTACACTTGCTACCAAAAGTAACgtactaatattttttacatttacattattGCAGTTCGTGTATGTTCCTTagcaaaaatatttttggtaaagttgctaaatattctaaaacaattgtcctcccacattatatttacttccgatattttcaattttagtgatcataattcaattattttactgagTGATCGACATgttaaatacaagagattaacagattcaattagcgtgaattttttaaatcattaaaatttatagttggtttttttcaattacaattaaacttttttatatctatttgagagttaagttacattgatctgttatatatatatggatctaattaactttgacaacttcttaatattagtcagaccgtacgcgtaccgtccgaccgtatgagtatttgaaattttgaaaaagtacgcatacggtgcagaccgtacgcgtacggtccaaatactcatacggtctggaacatatacatgtacatgatataagaATGTACAAAAATTGTCAGCAAAAAAAATTTGCTGATTCTAGGTTTTCCCCCCACAAAATTCAACTTCACAGACAACATGATCCTTATTACATAATTTCAAAGCTCTTAAATTCCAGCATCTCTCACTCTTGCAAACTtaacatttctattaaaaaagtGTAGTATTCTTATGAATGAGGAATCACTAAATACCAGTATgtctttgaaatttatttggataAAATTGACGCAACTTGCCGTTATGGAAAAGGAAAAACTACAACCAATCCTAACTTAAGGATTCTTTATTTGCTATATCAATCTAGGGAGACGTCCTTACATTGGTAGCATTTAACTAGCATGTTTCTAAAtatacttcttttttatatagagtaTATCACAGACGACACAAAGGTGAACAACCAGATAAAATTTCTAAACAATTTTATGATACCTATCAATTAATAATGTACATTTCAATTGGAAAtatcatttgctttttttttcattttcctattacaTGTACCTTCTGttatgtgtgggtttttttttctctcaacatATATATTTCTTAGTGATTCAGTCAACCATGTTCGTCAAAGTTTAATATCTTTACTCGCCAAagtaatactaaaaataaattaaggactgaaaGTATACATACGTAATTTTTATGTGatatgaatttaaggcgcaaTTACTCTATAAGTAAGCcgcctaccaaaaccaataacaacaacagTATTCTTATATTCTGTTTTAAATGTACTTGAAAgtaatattgtacatgtattagtgaCAATCTTGGATGATAAATTAATAGTATAAATTTGGTCAACCAAATTTTCTGTATAAATACTTTTTAATAGGTGGCTATTAGGAATATTCAAGTAAAACTTCATCACAAAGTTTACTCAATAGTtgatgagaaaaatatttctcatgAGTTTGATACAACTAATAAAAGACAAGTACTAGCAATTCTCACAAAGGCCACTGCCAGgcaataaaaaaatgacaaataaaaaaagacgAACAACAAAGTCAAACTTAACAAACATCCTAAACAAGAACATCTTCTCCTATGTCATCTAAACTCTTACAGGAGCTCTGTACATTGTGTCCAGCACTGACCATGCTCTGTCATTATGTCCAGCATTGACCATGTTTGCACCATTAGACTCCACATGATTATTACCTAACATGTTCTCATTTAAACTGACAGAGGATCTATGTATCTCACTTCTGTTACCAGCACACAAGTGTAAACTAACATTAGATCCTCCAAGTTGATGTTTCGATCTAGCAACTTCATGACTATCTTTATTTTCATCTAAGTCTTGCCTCATTCCATTTCTTCAGTTAAGTTTACGTCCTTATTCTTGCTTTTGATTTCCCTCCTTCTAGATTCTTGATGGTTTAATATTCTATCAGTATTTCTATTTGGTAAGTGAccatttgaagaaattttgtcACACGAGTTATTACTTGCACCAGTTTTGTCTTGTGAGTTATTTCTTGCACCAGTTTTGTTGTGTGAGTTATTTCTTGCACCAGTATTTTCTTGGAGATTTTCCTTGCAGCATGTGGTTGATCTCTTTGTTGGTAGTTCATTGATTGTTTATTCTTATTCTGTTCTCTTCTTTGTAATTCATCATAATATTTCTTGCTTAAGACTGGATCTTTAGGTTTCAGTCTATCTCTGGCACTAGGTTGATTATTGTCAGAACCACCATTGACATAACCCCCTTCATTTGATTTCAATCTTTCCCTTGAACTTTGTTTGGTGTTGGGGGAATATTGATTTCTGGTATGTGACCTCTCTGGAGCTGATTGCTGACCAGCAGCAAAATTTGGATGGTCACTGACCTTTGATGATCCTCTGGTGATCTAGTCTGACCAGATCTTATTCTCCAGTCTGTCCTCTGGCACCATTGTGATTTTGTGGTCTATCCTGATATAGGTTCCTGGTTCCCTTTTGAGATTCGTATCTTTTGGCATTATTGTCGGCTTGTTTCTGTTCTTATCTTGATGATGTCTTCCAGTTGGAAGTTCAAGGTTAGAAACAGCTTGACCTTTGTATAATCGTGATTGTGATCTTGATCATCAATCTGATAAGCCTGATTGACAACTCCCAGATCTCTTGGTGACAAAATTTGTTCAGATCTTGCCTTTGTTAAGTTACTATTCTGTCCATAATAGATATGTTACACATAGACTGTGTTCCAATAGTTGCTTGTATACTGTTTAAATCTGGCAGTCGACCAGTGTCTAACATGTGAAGTTTTGGCTGTCCATTAGAATGTTTATGGTAATTTCTGTGGACATTTGCGTGTCTTGTCTGTGTTGATGTCGAGACAGCATCTTGTTCAGAGATAGCACTGTTTGAAGGAGACGTTCTCTGTCTCTCAATGATCGGACTGCCATTGTCGTCTAAAAAAGACTGATTACATTCTCGGTGGAATAATATGGTGGTGCAGGATCACTTGAATCTTCCATCATCAGTGAATCTGCAGTTTCACTGTACGGGGGAGGTTTTGGAGGATATTCTTCATCATCTggctgtatttgaaaaaaaacattattcagATTTTaaacatctttctttttttaaacatctttCTTTCATAAATATACAGAcaaatgaatgtatttttttttttaagttcggTCATTATCCTCTTAACCATTTTATTTTACTGTTGGGTTAAGTCTTGTTGAACACTACCGAACATCTTTAATTCATTAGAATAAACAACTAGACATCTTACCGAGAAGGATATTTGATATTAGaagtgtttcatatttttcatgttcgGGCCCTTAAGCCAAGTATAccgtatgggttttctcattgtcaaAGGGCACACAGTTGTCTGTAATTTCTTTTATCCAATTCATTTGAGATTTggtagatagttgtttcattggcaatcataccaaatctctgtatttttttatttatagccCATGCAAAAATTCTGTTTTATAAGGTAAAACTTACAACTGGTATTCCTGTAATTAACGCTTCATCGTAGGTGGTGGGCATCTGCTGG
This window contains:
- the LOC139505491 gene encoding RNA cytosine C(5)-methyltransferase NSUN2-like, with the protein product CIELIDVSSQLPNLKYNNGLSSWKVFNKKMEHMSSLEETRNKGYSHFEGSMFPPDNAKDFNLERCIRVLPHHQNTGGFFIVAIQKTATLPWMRPVPPVQEVKKDENVDLEQKKEAGDQSKEASVPVETVVKEPADKDDTKETTDVKSSGKRPGDALTDPTPTKHKKMHGYKEDPFLFLEANDLFWDPIQKFYGIRPDFPIEQVMYRAETGHKRTIYFVSNQLRNIIRRNSDRIRFINLGLRIFGRSPSPLVPDCEYRISQEGLTVLGAECITRCVQLSREDMVTFMTYDNPFFDKMSTKAREDLKLFSIGCILMHYKPEAGETKPSCNITVCGWRGKSSLRTFLSKNLRAHYLRLFGVELEEILKVLAKKENATNSETGDTSQDSAVETEENTNKTETVKSADSEKSSGAEKMDTNEGT